In the Topomyia yanbarensis strain Yona2022 chromosome 3, ASM3024719v1, whole genome shotgun sequence genome, one interval contains:
- the LOC131691902 gene encoding rhodanese domain-containing protein CG4456-like: MNTGRIWFLVQRLEQVGARTLRQNVTKVNNKCSAKVNQFSTIACFGGQGFGKTQITPASATGFRYCTANSTVNKFDKNFIDPSLVATYDDIINLPENPGTLLIDVREPEELIATGVIPTSINIPLKAVSAELKLSPTAFQAKYGRKKPAANDPIIFTCRLGVRAGEAAFEAEQLGFKNVKNYVGSWTEYAENSSLLQ, encoded by the exons ATGAACACCGGCAGAATATGGTTCCTAGTGCAGCGATTGGAGCAGGTAGGGGCGAGAACCCTGCGGCAAAATGTGACCAAAGTGAATAACAAGTGCAGTGCAAAAGTGAACCAATTTTCCACGATAGCCTGCTTTGGTGGACAGGGATTTGGAAAAACGCAAATTACTCCAGCCTCGGCAACCG GTTTCCGCTACTGTACGGCCAACAGTACGGTCAATAAGTTCGACAAGAACTTCATCGACCCTAGTCTGGTGGCTACCTATGACGATATTATTAATCTACCGGAAAACCCTGGAACCCTACTGATCGACGTTCGCGAACCCGAGGAACTCATTGCCACCGGTGTGATACCGACCAGCATCAATATCCCAC TGAAAGCGGTTAGCGCTGAACTGAAGCTAAGTCCGACCGCTTTCCAGGCCAAATACGGCCGAAAGAAGCCGGCAGCGAACGATCCCATTATCTTCACGTGTCGCTTGGGAGTGCGTGCTGGCGAAGCTGCCTTCGAAGCGGAACAGCTAGGATTTAAGAA tGTGAAGAATTATGTCGGATCGTGGACGGAATACGCTGAAAACAGTAGCTTGCTGCAATAG
- the LOC131688216 gene encoding uncharacterized protein LOC131688216, with protein sequence MSHPHGLRYSQYSSSGAGPQTSKSSQSSSSSPAVNAIPGRPGSATISGPPQVPPPPSMRPAMLMTSSGCSMLPPPPLPQQQQQQPQSSSQQAQQQSQTTQTSASASPKYAAIGGSLSGSDTDVSTSTENLTREERYVLRHARVEPQGEENMHGNITPVNEIQGRYIPEKFSSNTSSDSTRYATPNSSRSISESRNAIHAYANSGNEGSNRNSLVGTNSNRNSLKEPNSNRSSMDVSQSSYNTLIIHDDGLYSIHDEGIYSMNREYSSPPPYVKKERPRSYGEPQAPMQEIAEIPEEYLSQSHVLKHLAKEVKLPTRNRGDSNTRDSGVSENTDSRDHPPKYGQHWTAGQSASVDESATSPTPKLKSKSQPDLTRPVDIDPEEIEALFKENTLLKQQLNNCFLKVAKSQKMEQEISNIYRVHEELVQSCDRRERLEKAARNRLQQDCRRLQELNRAFRDQVEVLQNQLLASSDHQLGRSQQDVLISQLVTQNKSLVDANRRQCIELQAQNATLEEQRIHINVLDTALKRLEEECRQKQVYVERCAQLQHALQSLQNASERREQAERKLLMDYENDLPNRSGSSTTSETENLKWQLREKDAQIMRLEAECAKLEQRNLEESNVRNVAKLAMERNSQETERIIAEAKQEKIRYLDEAHSANRKVTELQTRLKLVENRLAEKEAMIRAYQGQKIYGSTNSYGSYNLSSDSFALNPLGAYNSQVSYDVSNNSFDVTTTASLLDPNYGQNPSSSFASNYGQTNPSFAQSSINLQTAGSNSYSSPSGSSNYSTNYGASEHTTIYDAKNFDAQRKSIDDQLKQLDEQLLSKRGLCCFPSLTTKKPIQPLLSDEVSVLSTNNSDSFLQNLANIDQRDRERQDRREQDGASGGGSGGGSNGNGGATKPEDIMLLEKQGRCSQKLRSNQLSNLAHVTQACGQNMTDISHIGGNKVPKILSNIAQQAGGILPPRKDRGSSLPPSALPRPPRSLKPPRKIEYGRLSDSEGKKRADTPPKTDAQKDYELKTSSLKRANGGAFGKREFSPGKSYLEMKDTFQLAKDYGVLKSKNYGSVGNTSMVPMKNESKFGFGTKSSNTTANSSEFSKPDYTSTKNYQRLEEQNPQMRKSSLDTAIMKRSLLPNVRKLSAATVKGSRESLNSASSGSNNSNNSNQMPRSSPIHPANAGAVNQPSLVYHHHNHLHHGRTPPRFIHHQQSTSAESTKSSQNPPSPQSPTINHPQSPFFNKLTPSTASKLHQINAQQQQQPQQQQQQQQHKTTTLPSASILHAAVTASATSAIGQQTTASLPPKPMMDAKSSLGTSGCSSSGQRRGSSLTRGENKYRIQF encoded by the exons ATGTCCCATCCGCACGGTTTAAGATACTCTCAGTACTCATCCTCTGGGGCCGGTCCTCAGACGAGCAAATCATCccagtcatcatcatcatcaccagcgGTAAACGCTATCCCTGGTCGACCCGGTAGTGCGACGATTTCCGGTCCGCCTCAGGTACCGCCACCACCGTCTATGCGTCCCGCTATGCTGATGACGTCTTCCGGTTGTTCGATGTTACCTCCTCCTCCACTgccgcagcagcagcaacaacagcccCAATCCAGTTCCCAGCAGGCTCAACAACAGAGTCAGACCACGCAAACTTCCGCCTCGGCCAGTCCGAAGTATGCGGCAATAGGTGGAAGCCTGTCTGGGTCGGATACCGACGTGTCAACATCTACCGAAAACTTGACCCGGGAGGAACGATACGTACTACGTCACGCTCGTGTTGAGCCACAAGGTGAGGAAAATATGCACGGGAACATCACTCCGGTGAACGAAATTCAGGGTCGATACATTCCTGAAAAGTTTTCCTCCAATACATCGTCGGATTCCACCCGTTATGCTACGCCGAACAGCAGCCGTAGCATCTCGGAGTCACGCAACGCGATTCACGCTTATGCCAACAGTGGAAACGAAGGCTCCAACCGAAACTCCTTAGTCGGAACCAACTCCAATCGAAACTCGCTAAAAGAACCCAACTCAAACCGTTCATCGATGGACGTATCACAATCATCCTACAATACCCTAATCATCCATGACGACGGCCTGTACTCGATTCACGACGAAGGAATCTACTCGATGAACCGCGAGTATTCCAGCCCACCGCCGTACGTGAAGAAGGAACGGCCACGATCCTACGGAGAGCCGCAAGCTCCGATGCAGGAGATCGCCGAGATTCCCGAGGAATATCTCAGCCAGAGTCACGTCCTGAAACACCTCGCCAAGGAGGTTAAGCTGCCGACGCGAAACCGTGGCGATTCGAATACCCGCGATTCGGGAGTGTCCGAAAACACGGACTCACGCGATCATCCACCAAAGTACGGCCAACACTGGACGGCGGGACAAAGTGCCTCGGTCGATGAGTCGGCTACCTCGCCGACTCCCAAATTGAAAAGCAAGAGTCAACCGGACTTGACACGTCCCGTGGATATCGATCCGGAGGAGATTGAAGCTTTGTTCAAGGAGAATACACTGCTTAAGCAGCAGCTGAACAATTGCTTCCTGAAGGTTGCCAAGAGTcagaag ATGGAACAGGAAATATCGAACATTTACCGGGTGCATGAAGAGCTAGTACAGTCCTGCGATCGGCGGGAGCGGCTGGAGAAGGCGGCTCGTAACCGCCTACAGCAGGATTGTCGGCGCCTACAAGAGCTCAACCGAGCCTTCCGAGATCAAGTGGAAGTTTTGCAGAATCAACTGCTAGCCTCGTCGGATCACCAACTGGGTCGATCGCAGCAAGACGTGCTCATCTCGCAGCTGGTGACACAAA ACAAATCACTAGTGGACGCTAACCGGCGTCAATGCATCGAGCTGCAGGCCCAGAATGCCACCCTGGAAGAACAGCGAATTCATATTAACGTACTCGACACAGCGCTGAAGCGGTTGGAAGAGGAG TGCCGTCAGAAGCAGGTGTACGTGGAACGATGTGCTCAGCTTCAGCACGCCCTCCAATCGCTACAGAATGCCAGCGAACGGCGAGAGCAAGCCGAACGGAAGCTTCTCATGGATTACGAGAATGATCTGCCGAACCGAAGCGGAAGTAGTACGACTAGCGAAACCGAAAACCTCAAGTGGCAGCTGCGTGAGAAGGACGCACAGATAATGAG ACTTGAAGCCGAGTGTGCCAAATTAGAGCAGCGCAACCTGGAGGAATCGAACGTTCGCAACGTTGCCAAACTGGCGATGGAGCGTAACTCGCAGGAAACTGAGCGTATTATTGCTGAGGCAAAGCAGGAGAAAATCCGGTATCTGGATGAAGCACACTCCGCAAATCGGAAGGTCACTGAACTGCAGACCCGCCTCAAACTAGTAGAAAACCGTTTGGCCGAAAAGGAGGCCATGATTCGCGCGTATCAGGGACAGAAAA TCTACGGTTCTACCAACTCCTACGGATCGTACAACCTATCTAGCGATAGCTTCGCACTGAATCCACTGGGAGCGTACAACTCGCAGGTTTCGTACGACGTGTCGAACAATTCGTTCGACGTGACGACGACGGCTTCACTGTTGGATCCCAACTACGGACAGAATCCGTCTTCCAGCTTCGCTTCGAACTATGGACAGACGAATCCGAGCTTTGCTCAAAGCTCGATCAACCTGCAAACGGCAGGCAGCAATAGCTACAGTTCACCCAGCGGTAGTTCCAACTACAGTACCAACTACGGTGCCAGTGAACATACGACCATCTACGACGCAAAGAACTTTGATGCCCAGCGCAAATCCATCGACGATCAGCTCAAGCAGCTGGACGAACAGCTGCTCAGCAAG AGAGGCTTGTGTTGCTTCCCAAGCCTAACAACGAAGAAACCAATCCAGCCACTACTCTCTGACGAAGTGTCCGTACTGTCAACGAACAACAGCGATAGCTTCCTGCAG AATCTTGCAAACATCGATCAACGTGATCGAGAGAGACAAGATCGACGCGAGCAGGATGGCGCAAGCGGTGGGGGTTCTGGTGGTGGTTCGAACGGTAATGGAGGAGCGACGAAACCGGAAGATATTATGCTACTGGAGAAGCAGGGACGCTGCTCGCAAAAACTTCGAAGTAATCAGCTTAGTAATCTGGCCCATGTGACGCAAGCATGTGGTCAGAACATGACCGATATAAGTCATATTGGAGGAAATAAG GTTCCGAAGATACTGTCCAATATAGCCCAGCAAGCTGGCGGAATTTTGCCACCGCGAAAAGATCGAGGATCATCGCTGCCTCCAAGTGCTCTTCCACGACCACCCAGAAGTTTGAAGCCTCCGCGTAAGATCGAATACGGCCGCTTGAGTGATTCAGAGGGTAAGAAGCGAGCTGACACCCCTCCCAAAACGGACGCTCAGAAAGATTACGAACTAAAGACGTCGAGTCTGAAGCGTGCCAATGGAGGAGCTTTCGGAAAAAGAGAGTTTTCCCCTGGCAAAAGCTACCTGGAAATGAAGGATACCTTCCAGCTGGCAAAAGATTATGGCGTGTTGAAATCGAAAAACTATGGATCAGTTGGGAACACGTCGATGGTACCGATGAAAAATGAAAGTAAGTTCGGGTTTGGAACCAAGTCCAGTAACACCACTGCCAATAGTTCTGAATTTTCGAAACCGGACTACACTTCCACGAAGAACTATCAACGTCTCGAAGAGCAGAACCCACAAATGCGCAAAAGTTCCCTAGATACTGCAATCATGAAGCGCTCTCTACTGCCGAACGTCCGCAAGCTTAGTGCAGCTACAGTCAAAGGTTCGCGTGAATCGCTGAACTCTGCCTCCAGTGGGTCAAACAATTCCAACAACTCCAACCAGATGCCACGATCGAGTCCAATTCACCCGGCCAACGCCGGAGCAGTCAATCAACCGTCGCTAGTGTATCACCATCACAATCATCTTCACCACGGTCGAACTCCGCCACGTTTCATTCATCATCAACAGTCGACTTCGGCGGAGTCCACGAAATCCTCACAGAATCCACCATCTCCGCAATCGCCAACGATCAATCATCCACAGTCACCGTTCTTCAACAAACTGACGCCTAGTACGGCTTCGAAACTTCATCAGATCAACGcccagcaacagcaacagccgcagcaacaacaacagcagcaacagcacAAAACAACTACGTTGCCCAGTGCCAGTATTCTTCACGCCGCCGTTACCGCTTCGGCCACTTCGGCTATCGGGCAGCAAACTACGGCCTCTCTGCCACCGAAGCCGATGATGGATGCAAAGTCTAGCCTCGGGACTAGCGGATGCAGCAGTTCTGGCCAACGGAGGGGTAGCAGTTTGACACGCGGGGAGAATAAGTATAGAATTCAGTTTTGA